One Panicum virgatum strain AP13 chromosome 9K, P.virgatum_v5, whole genome shotgun sequence genomic region harbors:
- the LOC120647385 gene encoding pentatricopeptide repeat-containing protein At4g35130, chloroplastic-like has product MATPLLLPSRAAHAAATTTCASQHLTAATAKEPPPRVRPKRGGGVGSSSGNGPKSLVLSHVAAGRMDEAADAFAAVRSPDAFLHNVMIRGFADAGVPRDALAAYRAMLAAGARPDRFTYPVVVKCCARLGALEEGRAAHAAVIKLGLGKDVYTGNSLVAFYAKLGLVGDAEMVFDGMPARDIVSWNTLVDGYVSNGMGALALACFQEMNDAPQVQHDSVGIIAALAACCLESALMQGREIHGYAIRCGLEQDVKVGTSLLDMYCKCGKVASAVNVFATMPLRTVVTWNCMIGGYALNERPVDAFDCFMQMRAEGFQVEVVTAINLLAACAQAEGSLYGRSVHAYVIRRHFLPHVVLETALLEMYGKVGKVESSEKVFDQITDKTLVSWNNMIAAYMYKEMYWEAITLFLKLLNEPLYPDYFTMTTVVPAFVLLGSLRQCWQMHSYIIKLGYGDNTLIMNAVVHMYARCGDIVASKEIFDKMPGKDVISWNTIIIGYAIHGQGKTALEMFDEMKCNSMEPNVSTFVSVLTACSVSGLEAEGWKQFNSMQQEYGMVPQIEHYGCMTDLLGRTGDLRKVFQFIENMPIAPTSRIWGSLLTASRNKNDIDVAEYAAERIFQLEHNNTGCYVVLSSMYADAGRWEDVERIRSLMKEKGFRRTEARSLVELHDKECSFVNGDMSHPQSEEIHEFSDILSREIGETFDSPSNLSDSDPFASRKTVLPNKHSVRLAVAFGLIASEAGTPVLVKKNVRVCNHCHHALKLISKYSRRKIIVGDTKIYHVFSDGSCCCGDYW; this is encoded by the coding sequence ATGGCCACGCCGCTCCTTCTCCCCTCCCGAGCTGCCCATGCCGCCGCAACCACCACCTGCGCCTCCCAACACCTCACCGCGGCCACCGCCAAGGAACCCCCGCCCCGCGTCCGGCCCAAGCGCGGCGGGGGAGTGGGCTCCAGCTCAGGCAACGGTCCCAAGAGCCTTGTCCTATCCCACGTCGCCGCGGGCCGCATGGACGAGGCCGCCGACGCCTTCGCGGCCGTCAGGAGCCCCGATGCGTTCCTCCACAACGTCATGATCCGCGGCTTCGCCGACGCGGGCGTCCCGCGCGACGCGCTCGCGGCCTACCGCgccatgctcgccgccggcgcgcgcccgGACCGCTTCACCTACCCCGTCGTCGTCAAGTGCTGCGCGCGCCTCGGCGCTCTCGAGGAGGGCCGCGCGGCGCACGCCGCCGTGATCAAGCTCGGCCTGGGCAAAGACGTGTACACGGGCAACTCGCTCGTCGCGTTCTACGCCAAGCTCGGCCTCGTCGGGGACGCCGAGATGGTATTCGACGGAATGCCGGCGCGGGACATCGTCTCGTGGAACACGTTGGTGGATGGTTACGTGTCCAACGGGATGGGGGCGCTGGCTCTGGCGTGCTTTCAGGAGATGAACGATGCCCCGCAGGTGCAGCATGACAGTGTTGGCATAATAGCTGCTCTTGCGGCTTGCTGCCTGGAGTCGGCACTGATGCAGGGGCGGGAGATACACGGCTATGCCATCAGGTGCGGGCTGGAGCAGGATGTCAAGGTGGGGACTTCTCTTCTTGATATGTACTGCAAATGTGGCAAGGTTGCGTCCGCTGTGAACGTGTTTGCAACGATGCCATTGAGGACCGTGGTAACATGGAATTGTATGATTGGTGGGTATGCTCTGAATGAGCGGCCTGTGGATGCATTTGATTGTTTCATGCAAATGAGAGCGGAAGGGTTTCAGGTGGAAGTGGTCACTGCTATCAATTTGCTTGCCGCCTGTGCTCAAGCTGAAGGTTCACTCTATGGAAGGAGCGTTCACGCTTATGTGATTCGGAGACATTTTCTTCCTCACGTGGTGCTTGAAACTGCTCTTCTGGAGATGTATGGAAAAGTTGGTAAGGTGGAATCATCTGAAAAGGTATTTGATCagataactgacaaaacacTGGTATCATGGAATAATATGATTGCCGCCTACATGTACAAGGAAATGTATTGGGAAGCCATCACATTGTTCCTGAAGTTACTGAATGAACCACTTTATCCTGATTATTTCACCATGACGACAGTAGTACCAGCATTTGTCTTGCTAGGGTCACTACGACAATGCTGGCAAATGCACAGCTACATTATCAAGTTAGGCTATGGAGACAACACTCTCATTATGAATGCAGTTGTGCATATGTATGCAAGATGTGGCGATATTGTGGCCTCAAAGGAGATATTTGACAAAATGCCAGGCAAGGATGTGATCTCCTGGAACACAATCATTATAGGATATGCAATTCATGGACAGGGAAAGACTGCATTGGAAATGTTCGATGAGATGAAATGTAACAGTATGGAACCAAACGTGAGTACCTTTGTCTCCGTGTTGACTGCTTGCAGTGTTTCAGGCCTGGAGGCTGAGGGATGGAAGCAGTTCAATTCAATGCAACAAGAGTATGGTATGGTGCCACAGATTGAGCACTATGGATGCATGACTGATCTTCTGGGCCGAACAGGTGACCTTAGAAAGGTATTCCAGTTTATTGAAAACATGCCAATAGCTCCAACATCCAGGATTTGGGGTTCCTTGCTTACTGCAAGCAGAAACAAGAATGATATTGATGTAGCAGAATATGCAGCAGAGAGGATATTCCAACTGGAGCATAACAACACAGGATGCTATGTTGTTCTGTCTTCCATGTATGCTGATGCTGGGAGATGGGAGGATGTAGAGAGGATAAGATCTCTGATGAAGGAGAAGGGGTTCCGAAGGACAGAAGCAAGAAGCCTTGTCGAGCTTCATGATAAAGAGTGCAGTTTTGTCAATGGGGACATGTCTCACCCTCAGAGCGAGGAAATTCATGAATTCTCAGATATTCTTTCAAGAGAGATTGGAGAAACTTTTGACAGCCCAAGTAATCTCAGCGATTCGGATCCTTTCGCATCAAGGAAAACAGTATTGCCCAATAAGCATAGTGTAAGGTTGGCTGTTGCCTTTGGCCTGATAGCATCTGAGGCTGGAACTCCTGTTCTTGTCAAGAAGAATGTGCGTGTATGTAACCACTGCCATCATGCGCTG